A window of Gemmatimonadota bacterium contains these coding sequences:
- a CDS encoding DEAD/DEAH box helicase family protein codes for MKGRPYQTEAVARVFECLEESPSTLVVLPTGMGKAQPADTPVLTPRGWKPLGGLVAGESVVGSSGQPVRVLGVFPQGEREVYRVTTSDGASTLACSEHLWAVQTKWHKHEGRPWCVKSTSELRDDLRDGGGASKWFLPLVAPVEFAAAPVPLDPYVLGVLIGDGGLRHSVRFSSEDAELVSEVTCRLSGLAVVKHVAGCDYIIGSPDGRRTKREPRGWWLRGVLIDLGLFGSYAWEKRVPPLYMHNSVDVRVSLLRGLMDTDGHAQSGCQNCEFVTTSRGLADDVCELVRSLGGATRVRTKAGAAYTHNGESRCGRESYRITVTLAGINPFLLTRKAAAVSPDKKGPTRAIVSIEPEGRADCVCISVDAADSLYVTEGYIVTHNTIVMGMIAGQAEGRVLVVAHREELVRQNAEKIQRYTGEQVDVEMGDEYATETLLGRARIISASKDSLHPGRITRFNPLDFGMVLIDEAHHTPAKTYGQVIRHFSKSRVVGVTATPDRTDEKAMGQVFQTVAYEMTIRDGIEGGWLVPVRQKKIACESLDFGGIRKVGADFNQGQLAMMLEQEGPLHEMAVPTLEVACGVPRNTIDTLLATDPDDAPERFRRMVKFNKRTLIFAARVHHAELVVQIINRWLPGAAELVHGNTPSDERARIFERFGAGDIQFLANVGIATEGWDDPATDGKGVQIVSLMRPTQSRSLYSQMIGRGTRPLPGLVDRFEDAPSRLAAIAHSDKPSVLVLDFHGLSDSHSLIHAEDVLGGTFEDSVVQRAKKKAESQHDDEERDVLASLVNEEQEIVQEIAAEQRKRIRAGVRYSEQDVDPFATIGRRLRRVPGWFADKPPSQKQIDVLQRRGLWNPNVVTNMGVASQLLDAPTPKMQASLKRAGYSDGELNKMNFKQAREAMDAVASNGWKRPKAVSV; via the coding sequence ATGAAGGGCCGCCCATACCAGACCGAGGCCGTCGCCAGGGTGTTCGAGTGCCTTGAGGAAAGCCCGTCCACGCTGGTTGTCCTCCCGACTGGCATGGGCAAGGCTCAGCCGGCGGATACTCCGGTGCTTACGCCGCGAGGGTGGAAGCCGCTTGGCGGTCTCGTCGCAGGCGAGAGTGTTGTTGGCTCCAGCGGCCAACCAGTGCGTGTCTTGGGCGTGTTCCCGCAGGGCGAGCGAGAGGTCTATCGCGTCACGACCTCGGACGGGGCGTCAACACTGGCCTGTTCTGAGCACTTATGGGCGGTGCAGACGAAGTGGCACAAGCACGAAGGTCGCCCGTGGTGTGTGAAGTCAACGAGTGAACTGCGTGACGATTTGCGAGACGGCGGCGGTGCCTCGAAGTGGTTCCTCCCCCTCGTCGCGCCAGTCGAGTTCGCCGCCGCACCAGTGCCGCTGGACCCATATGTGTTGGGCGTCCTGATCGGGGATGGCGGCCTGCGCCACTCGGTGCGATTCAGCAGCGAGGATGCTGAACTGGTGTCGGAGGTCACATGCCGACTGTCGGGACTGGCGGTTGTGAAGCACGTGGCGGGATGCGACTACATCATCGGCTCCCCCGATGGCCGGCGCACGAAGCGAGAGCCGAGGGGTTGGTGGCTCCGAGGCGTGCTGATCGACCTCGGACTGTTTGGCTCATATGCATGGGAGAAGCGCGTGCCCCCACTCTACATGCACAACTCGGTCGATGTCCGCGTGTCGCTCCTGCGGGGCCTGATGGACACGGACGGCCACGCGCAATCGGGGTGCCAGAACTGCGAGTTCGTCACCACGTCCCGCGGGCTGGCTGATGATGTCTGCGAGTTGGTGCGATCTCTCGGCGGTGCGACGCGCGTCCGCACCAAGGCTGGGGCGGCCTACACGCACAACGGGGAGTCACGGTGCGGAAGGGAGTCGTATCGGATCACCGTGACGCTCGCCGGGATCAACCCCTTTCTGCTCACCCGCAAGGCGGCAGCGGTCAGTCCGGACAAGAAGGGTCCGACTCGGGCCATCGTCTCCATTGAGCCCGAAGGCCGTGCCGATTGCGTGTGCATCTCTGTGGACGCCGCCGACTCTTTGTATGTCACCGAAGGCTACATCGTCACGCACAACACCATCGTGATGGGGATGATCGCGGGGCAGGCCGAGGGTCGCGTTCTGGTGGTGGCCCACCGCGAGGAACTGGTCAGGCAGAACGCCGAGAAGATTCAGAGATACACCGGCGAGCAGGTCGATGTCGAGATGGGCGACGAGTACGCGACCGAGACGCTTCTGGGACGGGCTCGGATCATCAGCGCGTCCAAGGACTCCCTGCACCCGGGTCGGATCACTCGGTTCAACCCGCTCGACTTCGGCATGGTCCTGATCGACGAGGCCCATCACACGCCCGCCAAGACCTACGGACAGGTCATCCGCCACTTCTCCAAGAGCCGGGTGGTTGGCGTGACCGCCACGCCCGATCGGACGGACGAGAAGGCGATGGGGCAGGTGTTCCAGACCGTCGCCTACGAGATGACGATCAGGGACGGGATCGAGGGCGGGTGGCTGGTCCCGGTCCGGCAGAAGAAGATCGCGTGCGAGTCTCTGGACTTCGGCGGCATCCGCAAGGTCGGAGCCGACTTCAACCAGGGCCAGTTGGCGATGATGCTGGAGCAGGAAGGCCCGCTTCACGAGATGGCGGTGCCGACGCTGGAGGTCGCGTGCGGGGTTCCAAGGAACACGATCGACACGCTTCTGGCGACCGATCCCGACGACGCGCCCGAGCGGTTCCGCCGGATGGTGAAGTTCAACAAGCGGACCCTCATCTTCGCGGCCCGGGTCCACCATGCCGAACTGGTGGTCCAGATCATCAACCGCTGGCTGCCCGGGGCGGCGGAACTGGTCCACGGCAACACTCCGTCGGATGAACGAGCCCGCATCTTCGAGCGGTTCGGAGCCGGAGACATCCAGTTCCTTGCCAACGTCGGCATCGCCACCGAGGGGTGGGACGACCCGGCGACGGACGGCAAGGGCGTCCAGATCGTGAGCCTCATGCGGCCCACGCAGAGTCGGAGCCTGTATTCGCAGATGATCGGTCGGGGGACAAGGCCGCTTCCCGGGCTGGTCGATCGGTTCGAGGATGCCCCGTCCAGGCTTGCGGCGATCGCCCACTCCGACAAGCCGTCGGTGCTGGTGCTGGACTTCCACGGGCTCTCGGATTCGCACTCCCTGATCCACGCCGAGGACGTGCTGGGTGGGACGTTCGAGGACAGCGTGGTCCAGCGGGCCAAGAAAAAGGCCGAGTCGCAGCACGACGACGAGGAACGGGACGTGCTGGCGAGCCTGGTGAACGAGGAACAAGAGATTGTTCAGGAGATCGCGGCGGAGCAGCGGAAGCGGATCAGGGCTGGCGTCCGCTACTCCGAGCAGGACGTGGACCCGTTCGCCACGATCGGTCGCAGGCTCAGGCGAGTCCCGGGGTGGTTCGCCGACAAGCCCCCGAGCCAGAAGCAGATCGACGTTCTCCAGCGGCGTGGGCTCTGGAATCCCAACGTGGTCACGAACATGGGCGTCGCGTCCCAGTTGCTCGACGCCCCGACTCCCAAGATGCAGGCGTCGCTCAAGCGGGCCGGATACTCGGATGGAGAGTTGAACAAGATGAACTTCAAGCAGGCGCGCGAGGCGATGGACGCGGTGGCGTCGAACGGGTGGAAGCGGCCCAAGGCGGTGTCCGTATGA
- a CDS encoding ERF family protein, translating to MSESAPTAALYAALAKAQGDARSVAHDARNEHHQFNYTSAEAIIRDTRKPLSDNGLSLIRSKCECVVTDGGGVLVKSWFILTHAEGGSHEVYMELPAIEGKGRPIDKAILGVQTSLLGYVLRDLLLAPRGLGEEEVSARDDRDHEPARAVNPKPSTKTQAAIDKGKANKDSEEAEAFETRLQAVGRTVSDIRAYLVKTKVVKVPKVVDGAYTTWPDWAKDAAWKVLEAKEREAAAPIPEDDVPF from the coding sequence ATGAGTGAGTCTGCACCCACGGCGGCTCTGTACGCGGCGCTGGCAAAGGCTCAGGGCGATGCCCGATCGGTGGCGCACGACGCCCGCAATGAGCACCATCAGTTCAACTACACCAGCGCGGAGGCGATCATCCGCGACACCCGCAAGCCTCTCTCGGACAATGGACTCTCCCTGATCCGGTCCAAGTGCGAGTGCGTGGTGACAGATGGGGGCGGGGTGCTGGTCAAGTCGTGGTTCATACTGACCCACGCCGAGGGCGGATCGCACGAGGTCTACATGGAACTCCCGGCGATCGAGGGCAAGGGCCGCCCGATCGACAAGGCCATCCTCGGTGTTCAGACATCACTGCTCGGGTACGTCCTCCGCGACCTGTTGCTGGCCCCGCGCGGGCTCGGCGAGGAAGAGGTGTCGGCCCGCGACGACCGCGACCATGAACCCGCCCGTGCCGTGAACCCCAAGCCCTCCACTAAGACTCAGGCCGCCATCGACAAGGGCAAGGCCAACAAGGACTCGGAAGAGGCCGAGGCGTTTGAGACGCGGCTCCAGGCCGTCGGTCGCACCGTCTCCGACATCCGGGCCTATCTGGTCAAGACCAAGGTCGTGAAGGTCCCCAAGGTTGTGGACGGTGCGTACACGACATGGCCCGACTGGGCGAAGGACGCCGCGTGGAAGGTGCTCGAAGCCAAGGAGCGAGAGGCCGCCGCCCCTATCCCCGAGGACGACGTGCCGTTTTGA